A genome region from Gossypium hirsutum isolate 1008001.06 chromosome A04, Gossypium_hirsutum_v2.1, whole genome shotgun sequence includes the following:
- the LOC107931165 gene encoding receptor-like protein 9DC1 isoform X1, with protein MASFITPYHFLYLFFFFPHLSASSVTHLCSHHEATSLIHFKNSFSIIKTEFTSFLCDDIAGLKSYPKTNSWKEGTDCCSWDGVTCDHLNAHVIALDLSCSWLYGNFPSNSTLFLLPHIQKLNIAYNDFNYSKMPSEFGQFTRLVYLNISETLFAGKVPSQISHSSKLVSLDLSHNVFFDQLTIDKNTLEGLVHNLTEVRHLFLDRIIMPSINLNVFMNLSSSIKSLSLGGCDLQGKFPSNILHSPNLNLLNLGYNRNLSLDLLNFNQSSNLEHLDLSWMSFTKLIDSIDNLCLEIFGFVSFPFTGINFDIIGEPLAAHLFRLVMEPIEWRSSIVNSKPDTASTLENS; from the coding sequence ATGGCCTCCTTTATCACACCCTATCACttcctttatctatttttcttcttccctCATCTTTCTGCCTCTTCGGTAACGCACTTGTGCTCTCATCACGAAGCTACTTCTTTGATCCATTTCAAgaactcattttccatcatcaaaacAGAGTTTACTTCTTTTCTTTGTGACGATATTGCTGGCCTTAAATCTTATCCTAAGACAAATTCATGGAAAGAGGGTACAGATTGCTGCTCATGGGATGGGGTCACTTGTGATCACCTAAATGCTCATGTTATTGCCCTTGACTTGAGTTGCAGTTGGTTGTATGGCAACTTCCCTTCCAATAGTACACTTTTCCTTCTTCCTCATATTCAAAAACTCAACATTGCATACAATGATTTTAATTATTCCAAGATGCCCTCTGAGTTTGGTCAGTTTACAAGGCTGGTGTATCTTAACATCTCAGAAACGTTATTTGCAGGAAAAGTCCCATCCCAAATCTCCCACTCATCAAAATTGGTTTCACTTGATCTCTCTCATAATGTTTTTTTTGACCAATTAACAATTGACAAAAATACTTTGGAGGGACTTGTTCACAACCTAACTGAGGTGAGACATCTTTTTCTTGATAGAATTATCATGCCTTCTATTAATCTTAATGTTTTCATGAATCTATCCTCTTCTATAAAGTCTCTCAGTCTTGGTGGTTGTGATTTGCAAGGAAAATTCCCAAGTAACATTCTTCATTCGCCAAACCTCAATTTGCTCAACTTAGGATACAATCGAAACCttagtcttgatcttctgaactTCAATCAGAGCAGTAATCTTGAACATTTGGATCTGTCATGGATGTCCTTTACAAAATTGATTGATTCGATTGACAACCTATGTCTTGAAATATTTGGATTTGTCTCATTCCCATTTACAGGGATCAATTTTGATATCATTGGGGAACCTCTTGCAGCTCACTTATTTAGACTTGTCATGGAACCAATTGAGTGGAGAAGTTCCATTGTCAATTCTAAGCCTGACACAGCTTCAACACTTGAGAATAGCTGA